In Penicillium psychrofluorescens genome assembly, chromosome: 5, a single window of DNA contains:
- a CDS encoding uncharacterized protein (ID:PFLUO_008279-T1.cds;~source:funannotate) encodes MSGTLIAKHVVETWPEKEVVVVEARQFCSGATGRNAGHCKPDQWRGFIDYEKQFGTQQALKILQNEQQTWSEMVHYITENKVDCEHWSGNTMDVPITPEAAEKAKKTFERYKEAGGKVDRIKVTLEPKKAAEISQIKGAQACYEWPVSTLHPWKLAAHVMRGNIKRGVNLQTNTTVTNVICSKRSQDKWIVETERGDIECSEVVHASNAYISALEPSLRGLITPCPHMCNKVMPPKTGKEFSGFKGSYGVLLGQDDLITVNPRLNGDGAVLFGGSNKGQDDLIKWLEKNPHQYIDDGLTGFDSVTKAVHEFATGELKGWSTDAMKQEEAYKHAWSGILGLVSATLDVKIPKCGLILDQSEDGVPFVGQLPGLPGQWICAGHHGQ; translated from the exons ATGTCTGGGACATTGATCGCCAAACATGTTGTGGAAACCTGGCCTGAGAAGGAAGTGGTAGTTGTTGAGGCCCGTCAATTCTGCTCCGGCGCTACTGGTCGAAATGCTGGCCATTGCAAGCCTGACCAGTGGCGAGGATTTATAGACTATGAAAAACAATTTGGCACTCAGCAGGCCTTGAAG ATTTTACAAAACGAGCAACAGACATGGTCTGAAATGGTACATTACATAACGGAAAACAAGGTCGACTGCGAACATTGGAGTGGTAACACCATGGATGTTCCAATTACTCCAGAGGCCGCggaaaaggcaaagaagacctTTGAGCGGTACAAGGAAGCGGGCGGTAAAGTTGACCGTATTAAGGTTACACTCGAGCCGAAAAAGGCAGCAGAG ATATCACAAATAAAAGGCGCACAAGCATGTTATGAATGGCCTGTTTCAACGCTACACCCATGGAAACTTGCGGCGCATGTTATGCGAGGCAATATCAAGAGAGGCGTGAACCTCCAAACAAACACTACAGTCACCAATGTCATCTGCTCTAAGAGAAGTCAAGACAAATGGATCGTTGAAACCGAACGTGGCGATATTGAGTGCTCAGAAGTTGTCCATGCATCTAATGCTTATATTTCTGCGCTCGAACCGTCTCTGCGTGGTCTGATCACCCCATGCCCTCACATGTGCAACAAAGTTATGCCACCCAAGACTGGTAAAGAGTTTTCAGGCTTTAAGGGCTCTTATGGTGTTCTACTTGGCCAGGACGACCTGATTACTGTCAATCCTCGTCTTAATGGAGACGGCGCGGTTCTTTTCGGCGGCAGCAACAAAGGTCAAGATGATCTTATAAAGTGGCTAGAGAAAAACCCGCATCAGTACATTGACGATGGTTTGACTGGATTTGACTCGGTCACCAAGGCTGTCCACGAATTTGCAACAGGAGAATTGAAAGGGTGGTCAACTGATGCGATGAAGCAAGAAGAGGCTTACAAACATGCCTGGAGTGGCATTCTTGGACTGGTAAGTGCTACGCTTGATGTGAAAATACCCAAATGTGGGCTGATATTAGATCAGAGCGAAGACGGAGTGCCTTTCGTCGGGCAGTTACCTGGACTTCCGGGCCAGTGGATTTGTGCGGGGCACCACGGACAGTGA